GCTGATCGGCGCCTACGCCGAATCCCGCCTCGCCCCCGCCGACCGGCTGATCCCGTTGCCGAGCTGGATCGAGGACCGTCAGGCCGCCGCCATGCTGCTCCAGGGCATGACCGCGCAGTTCCTCCTGCGCTCCACCTACACGGTGCAGCCGGGCGACACCATCCTGGTCCAGGCCGCCGCGGGCGGCGTCGGCCAGATTCTCTGCCAGTGGGCCAAGCATCTGGGCGCCACCGTGATCGGCACGGTCAGCAGCGACGAGAAGGCGGAGCTGGCCCGCGCCGCCGGCTGCGACCATCCCATCGTCTACACGCGCGACAACTTCGTGAACCGCGTGAAGGACCTGACCGACGGGCAGGGCGTGCCGGTGGTCTATGACGGCGTCGGCAAGACGACCTTCATGGACAGCCTGGACTGCCTGCGGCCGCGCGGCTTCATGGTGCTGTTCGGAGCGGCGTCCGGCCCGGTCCCGCCGCTGGATCTGCAGGTGCTGGCGGCCAAGGGCTCGCTCTACGTCACGCGCCCGACCCTGTTCAGCTACGTCGCCAAGCGCGACGACCTGATGGCCAGCGCCGCCGACCTGTTCGAGGTGGTGCATTCCGGCGGGGTGACCATCAACGTCGGCCAGACCTTCGCGCTGCGCGACGCCGCGGAGGCCCACCGGGCGCTGGAGTCGCGCGCCACGACCGGGTCCACGGTGCTGCTGCCGTAAGGGGGAAGAAGGGGGTTCGGCACAAGTGCAACCCCCTCACCCTAACCCTCTCCCCGGAGGGGAGAGGGAATAACATCTCACTCGGCGGCCCAGAGCGGGTTC
The window above is part of the Azospirillum sp. TSH58 genome. Proteins encoded here:
- a CDS encoding quinone oxidoreductase; translated protein: MVHAIRIHEYGGPEALRWDEIEVGDPGPGQVRLRQTAVGLNYIDTYHRSGAYKLPQLPAIIGTEGAGVVEAVGPDVTTLKVGDRVGYAPLIGAYAESRLAPADRLIPLPSWIEDRQAAAMLLQGMTAQFLLRSTYTVQPGDTILVQAAAGGVGQILCQWAKHLGATVIGTVSSDEKAELARAAGCDHPIVYTRDNFVNRVKDLTDGQGVPVVYDGVGKTTFMDSLDCLRPRGFMVLFGAASGPVPPLDLQVLAAKGSLYVTRPTLFSYVAKRDDLMASAADLFEVVHSGGVTINVGQTFALRDAAEAHRALESRATTGSTVLLP